From the genome of Nicotiana sylvestris chromosome 2, ASM39365v2, whole genome shotgun sequence, one region includes:
- the LOC138884096 gene encoding uncharacterized protein, with protein sequence MLQTLKDNLTQAQACMKFYADRLRSERILEVGDQVYLKLQPYRQSSIDVRRNMKLCAKYYGPYKIEQKIRSIAYRLQLSLKSQIHPVFHVSQPKRRIGSTIVLAQQPSLCDMEGKVLIQPVAILQRKMIRVNNGVGVKVLVQWANLSEKEVSWEDWSYIKHRFPEFVAQLRP encoded by the coding sequence ATGCTACAAACACTGAAGGACAACTTGACACAAGCACAGGCTTGCATGAAGTTCTATGCAGATAGACTAAGATCAGAAAGAATACTAGAAGTGGGGGACCAAGTTTACCTAAAGCTACAGCCTTATCGTCAATCCTCTATAGATGTGCGCAGAAATATGAAATTGTGTGCCAAATACTATGGTCCATATAAGATTGAACAGAAAATAAGATCTATAGCTTACCGATTGCAGCTTTCACTCAAGTCGCAAatacacccagtgtttcatgtctcACAGCCGAAACGTCGCATAGGCTCCACCATCGTTCTAGCACAACAACCTTCCCTCTGCGATATGGAAGGAAAAGTCTTGATTCAACCAGTCGCCATTCTTCAGAGAAAAATGATAAGGGTCAACAATGGAGTTGGGGTAAAAGTATTGGTTCAATGGGCTAACTTGAGTGAAAAGGAAGTTTCTTGGGAAGATTGGAGCTACATCAAACACCGATTTCCAGAATTTGTGGCTCAACTACGACCTTGA
- the LOC104237373 gene encoding protein STRUBBELIG-RECEPTOR FAMILY 3-like isoform X2: MMRGTYVTILLVFAIFAVQDCKGFTDPRDVFAINSLYTSLGYPLLPGWVPYGLDPCGDKWHGVLCVNSNVTAIVLNDSNLGGELSEGIGSFASIIQINLSNNHIGGSIPSNLPVTVKTLSLSGNQLTGSIPDTISSLGQLSDLSLNNNHLNGVIPDAFQQLKSLINMDLSGNSLSGQLPPSMGNLPSLITLHLQNNQLSGILDVLQDLALTDLNIENNLFSGPIPSKLLSIPTFRRAGNPFNTTIIPSPPVISPSPAPFAVLSPDVAPSQPFTVPSGQGLQHSGGQKSSNSTKHVKVIAIAGLLTLVILGLGVCLLMSRFLKRRRESQKETKRHHAYSSSKGSPKHDHSVQKPYYDAEKAGLRPVTGNRKAQGNISMNTSEAVQHKGMKSTTSYTDDDLDSEMESTVSDILPPPPPPFLSALSAERMVVNPILPPITSVRHAMKNVNSAEFFTIASLQQYTNSFSQDNLIGGGMLGTVYRAESPKKLLAVKKLDTAVTRRQSDQEFVGMVSNISGLKHENIVKLVGYCSEHGQRLLVYEYCRYGTLHEALHLDDEIHRKLSWSTRVRIAHQAARALEYLHEVCHPPIVHQNFKSANVLLDDELAVHISDCGLAPLMSSDSTTQLQGCGYGAPELELGSYSCQSDVYSFGVVMLELLTGRKSYDRSRPRGEQLLVRWAIPRLHDIDALSRMVDPSLNGSYPSKSLSRFADIISLCIQSEPEFRPPMSEIVQNLLHMI, encoded by the exons ATGATGCGTGGAACTTATGTAACGATTTTGTTGGTATTTGCAATTTTTGCTGTTCAAGATTGCAAAGGGTTTACTGATCCTCGTGATG TTTTTGCTATAAATAGTTTGTATACAAGTCTGGGCTACCCATTGCTTCCTGGATGGGTGCCATATGGATTAGACCCTTGTGGTGATAAGTGGCATGGTGTGCTTTGTGTCAACTCCAATGTAACTGCAAT AGTACTAAATGATTCAAATTTGGGAGGTGAACTAAGTGAGGGCATAGGAAGCTTTGCTTCAATCATACAAAT AAATCTCAGCAACAACCATATTGGTGGCAGTATACCATCCAATTTGCCTGTTACCGTCAAGACCTT GTCTCTCTCTGGTAACCAGCTTACTGGGAGCATTCCAGACACCATATCCTCGTTAGGGCAATTATCAGACTT GTCGCTGAACAACAATCATCTTAATGGAGTTATTCCAGATGCCTTCCAGCAGCTTAAGAGTTTGATTAATAT GGACTTATCTGGGAACAGTTTAAGTGGTCAGCTGCCTCCTTCAATGGGGAATTTGCCGTCACTTATTACGTT ACACTTGCAGAACAATCAGCTTTCTGGGATCCTTGATGTTTTGCAAGATCTTGCTCTAACAGATTT AAACATAGAGAATAATTTGTTCTCTGGGCCTATACCATCAAAATTGTTGAGCATCCCCACCTTCAG ACGTGCAGGGAACCCCTTTAACACTACTATCATCCCTTCACCGCCCGTGATATCGCCTTCTCCAGCACCATTTGCAGTGCTTTCTCCAGATGTAGCCCCTTCACAGCCATTTACTGTACCATCAGGACAAGGATTACAACACTCTGGAGGGCAAAAGAGTAGTAATTCAACCAAACACGTCAAAGTTATTGCTATAGCCGGATTACTTACCCTCGTCATACTTGGATTGGGTGTTTGCCTTTTGATGTCTCGATtcttaaaaagaagaagagagtccCAAAAAGAAACCAAGAGGCATCATGCATATAGTTCATCCAAGGGGAGCCCTAAACACGATCATTCCGTGCAAAAACCTTATTATGATGCAGAAAAAG CAGGTCTGAGGCCAGTGACTGGAAATAGGAAAGCTCAAGGGAACATCTCAATGAATACTTCAGAGGCTGTGCAACATAAAGGCATGAAGAGTACAACATCATATACAGACGATGATCTAGATTCGGAGATGGAATCGACGGTATCAGATATTCTTCCGCCACCGCCACCACCTTTTCTTTCAGCTCTTTCTGCTGAGAGGATGGTTGTAAATCCAATTTTGCCCCCAATTACATCTGTCAGACATGCTATGAAGAATGTAAATTCGGCAGAGTTCTTCACCATTGCCTCTCTTCAGCAGTATACAAATAGCTTTTCTCAAGATAATCTTATTGGAGGAGGCATGCTTGGCACAGTCTACAGAGCCGAGTCTCCCAAAAAA CTATTGGCAGTCAAGAAACTGGATACTGCTGTGACCAGGCGTCAAAGTGATCAAGAATTTGTTGGGATGGTGTCCAATATATCTGGACTTAAGCATGAAAACATTGTAAAACTTGTGGGTTACTGTTCGGAGCATGGGCAGCGGCTACTTGTGTATGAGTATTGTAGATATGGTACTCTCCACGAAGCATTGCACTTAGATGATGAGATCCACAGAAAACTTTCCTGGAGTACTCGTGTACGTATTGCACATCAAGCAGCAAGAGCACTAGA GTACTTGCATGAAGTTTGTCACCCACCTATTGTCCACCAGAACTTCAAGTCCGCTAATGTTCTCCTCGATGATGAGCTTGCTGTGCATATATCAGATTGTGGTTTGGCACCTCTGATGTCATCTGATTCTACAACACAG TTGCAAGGATGCGGCTATGGTGCTCCTGAACTTGAACTGGGAAGCTATTCTTGTCAGAGTGATGTTTATAGCTTTGGAGTTGTTATGCTAGAGCTTCTCACGGGAAGAAAATCTTACGACAG GTCCCGTCCTAGAGGGGAGCAGTTGCTGGTTCGATGGGCTATTCCACGGCTGCATGATATAGATGCATTATCAAGAATGGTTGATCCTTCCCTAAATGGTTCTTATCCATCGAAGTCTTTGTCTCGGTTTGCTGACATAATTTCCTTGTGTATTCAG TCGGAACCTGAGTTCAGGCCACCAATGTCTGAAATCGTGCAGAATCTCCTGCATATGATCTAA
- the LOC104237373 gene encoding protein STRUBBELIG-RECEPTOR FAMILY 3-like isoform X3 produces the protein MMRGTYVTILLVFAIFAVQDCKGFTDPRDVFAINSLYTSLGYPLLPGWVPYGLDPCGDKWHGVLCVNSNVTAIVLNDSNLGGELSEGIGSFASIIQINLSNNHIGGSIPSNLPVTVKTLSLSGNQLTGSIPDTISSLGQLSDLSLNNNHLNGVIPDAFQQLKSLINMDLSGNSLSGQLPPSMGNLPSLITLHLQNNQLSGILDVLQDLALTDLNIENNLFSGPIPSKLLSIPTFRRAGNPFNTTIIPSPPVISPSPAPFAVLSPDVAPSQPFTVPSGQGLQHSGGQKSSNSTKHVKVIAIAGLLTLVILGLGVCLLMSRFLKRRRESQKETKRHHAYSSSKGSPKHDHSVQKPYYDAEKGLRPVTGNRKAQGNISMNTSEAVQHKGMKSTTSYTDDDLDSEMESTVSDILPPPPPPFLSALSAERMVVNPILPPITSVRHAMKNVNSAEFFTIASLQQYTNSFSQDNLIGGGMLGTVYRAESPKKLLAVKKLDTAVTRRQSDQEFVGMVSNISGLKHENIVKLVGYCSEHGQRLLVYEYCRYGTLHEALHLDDEIHRKLSWSTRVRIAHQAARALEYLHEVCHPPIVHQNFKSANVLLDDELAVHISDCGLAPLMSSDSTTQLQGCGYGAPELELGSYSCQSDVYSFGVVMLELLTGRKSYDRSRPRGEQLLVRWAIPRLHDIDALSRMVDPSLNGSYPSKSLSRFADIISLCIQSEPEFRPPMSEIVQNLLHMI, from the exons ATGATGCGTGGAACTTATGTAACGATTTTGTTGGTATTTGCAATTTTTGCTGTTCAAGATTGCAAAGGGTTTACTGATCCTCGTGATG TTTTTGCTATAAATAGTTTGTATACAAGTCTGGGCTACCCATTGCTTCCTGGATGGGTGCCATATGGATTAGACCCTTGTGGTGATAAGTGGCATGGTGTGCTTTGTGTCAACTCCAATGTAACTGCAAT AGTACTAAATGATTCAAATTTGGGAGGTGAACTAAGTGAGGGCATAGGAAGCTTTGCTTCAATCATACAAAT AAATCTCAGCAACAACCATATTGGTGGCAGTATACCATCCAATTTGCCTGTTACCGTCAAGACCTT GTCTCTCTCTGGTAACCAGCTTACTGGGAGCATTCCAGACACCATATCCTCGTTAGGGCAATTATCAGACTT GTCGCTGAACAACAATCATCTTAATGGAGTTATTCCAGATGCCTTCCAGCAGCTTAAGAGTTTGATTAATAT GGACTTATCTGGGAACAGTTTAAGTGGTCAGCTGCCTCCTTCAATGGGGAATTTGCCGTCACTTATTACGTT ACACTTGCAGAACAATCAGCTTTCTGGGATCCTTGATGTTTTGCAAGATCTTGCTCTAACAGATTT AAACATAGAGAATAATTTGTTCTCTGGGCCTATACCATCAAAATTGTTGAGCATCCCCACCTTCAG ACGTGCAGGGAACCCCTTTAACACTACTATCATCCCTTCACCGCCCGTGATATCGCCTTCTCCAGCACCATTTGCAGTGCTTTCTCCAGATGTAGCCCCTTCACAGCCATTTACTGTACCATCAGGACAAGGATTACAACACTCTGGAGGGCAAAAGAGTAGTAATTCAACCAAACACGTCAAAGTTATTGCTATAGCCGGATTACTTACCCTCGTCATACTTGGATTGGGTGTTTGCCTTTTGATGTCTCGATtcttaaaaagaagaagagagtccCAAAAAGAAACCAAGAGGCATCATGCATATAGTTCATCCAAGGGGAGCCCTAAACACGATCATTCCGTGCAAAAACCTTATTATGATGCAGAAAAAG GTCTGAGGCCAGTGACTGGAAATAGGAAAGCTCAAGGGAACATCTCAATGAATACTTCAGAGGCTGTGCAACATAAAGGCATGAAGAGTACAACATCATATACAGACGATGATCTAGATTCGGAGATGGAATCGACGGTATCAGATATTCTTCCGCCACCGCCACCACCTTTTCTTTCAGCTCTTTCTGCTGAGAGGATGGTTGTAAATCCAATTTTGCCCCCAATTACATCTGTCAGACATGCTATGAAGAATGTAAATTCGGCAGAGTTCTTCACCATTGCCTCTCTTCAGCAGTATACAAATAGCTTTTCTCAAGATAATCTTATTGGAGGAGGCATGCTTGGCACAGTCTACAGAGCCGAGTCTCCCAAAAAA CTATTGGCAGTCAAGAAACTGGATACTGCTGTGACCAGGCGTCAAAGTGATCAAGAATTTGTTGGGATGGTGTCCAATATATCTGGACTTAAGCATGAAAACATTGTAAAACTTGTGGGTTACTGTTCGGAGCATGGGCAGCGGCTACTTGTGTATGAGTATTGTAGATATGGTACTCTCCACGAAGCATTGCACTTAGATGATGAGATCCACAGAAAACTTTCCTGGAGTACTCGTGTACGTATTGCACATCAAGCAGCAAGAGCACTAGA GTACTTGCATGAAGTTTGTCACCCACCTATTGTCCACCAGAACTTCAAGTCCGCTAATGTTCTCCTCGATGATGAGCTTGCTGTGCATATATCAGATTGTGGTTTGGCACCTCTGATGTCATCTGATTCTACAACACAG TTGCAAGGATGCGGCTATGGTGCTCCTGAACTTGAACTGGGAAGCTATTCTTGTCAGAGTGATGTTTATAGCTTTGGAGTTGTTATGCTAGAGCTTCTCACGGGAAGAAAATCTTACGACAG GTCCCGTCCTAGAGGGGAGCAGTTGCTGGTTCGATGGGCTATTCCACGGCTGCATGATATAGATGCATTATCAAGAATGGTTGATCCTTCCCTAAATGGTTCTTATCCATCGAAGTCTTTGTCTCGGTTTGCTGACATAATTTCCTTGTGTATTCAG TCGGAACCTGAGTTCAGGCCACCAATGTCTGAAATCGTGCAGAATCTCCTGCATATGATCTAA
- the LOC104237373 gene encoding protein STRUBBELIG-RECEPTOR FAMILY 3-like isoform X1 gives MMRGTYVTILLVFAIFAVQDCKGFTDPRDVFAINSLYTSLGYPLLPGWVPYGLDPCGDKWHGVLCVNSNVTAIVLNDSNLGGELSEGIGSFASIIQINLSNNHIGGSIPSNLPVTVKTLSLSGNQLTGSIPDTISSLGQLSDLSLNNNHLNGVIPDAFQQLKSLINMDLSGNSLSGQLPPSMGNLPSLITLHLQNNQLSGILDVLQDLALTDLNIENNLFSGPIPSKLLSIPTFRRAGNPFNTTIIPSPPVISPSPAPFAVLSPDVAPSQPFTVPSGQGLQHSGGQKSSNSTKHVKVIAIAGLLTLVILGLGVCLLMSRFLKRRRESQKETKRHHAYSSSKGSPKHDHSVQKPYYDAEKEAGLRPVTGNRKAQGNISMNTSEAVQHKGMKSTTSYTDDDLDSEMESTVSDILPPPPPPFLSALSAERMVVNPILPPITSVRHAMKNVNSAEFFTIASLQQYTNSFSQDNLIGGGMLGTVYRAESPKKLLAVKKLDTAVTRRQSDQEFVGMVSNISGLKHENIVKLVGYCSEHGQRLLVYEYCRYGTLHEALHLDDEIHRKLSWSTRVRIAHQAARALEYLHEVCHPPIVHQNFKSANVLLDDELAVHISDCGLAPLMSSDSTTQLQGCGYGAPELELGSYSCQSDVYSFGVVMLELLTGRKSYDRSRPRGEQLLVRWAIPRLHDIDALSRMVDPSLNGSYPSKSLSRFADIISLCIQSEPEFRPPMSEIVQNLLHMI, from the exons ATGATGCGTGGAACTTATGTAACGATTTTGTTGGTATTTGCAATTTTTGCTGTTCAAGATTGCAAAGGGTTTACTGATCCTCGTGATG TTTTTGCTATAAATAGTTTGTATACAAGTCTGGGCTACCCATTGCTTCCTGGATGGGTGCCATATGGATTAGACCCTTGTGGTGATAAGTGGCATGGTGTGCTTTGTGTCAACTCCAATGTAACTGCAAT AGTACTAAATGATTCAAATTTGGGAGGTGAACTAAGTGAGGGCATAGGAAGCTTTGCTTCAATCATACAAAT AAATCTCAGCAACAACCATATTGGTGGCAGTATACCATCCAATTTGCCTGTTACCGTCAAGACCTT GTCTCTCTCTGGTAACCAGCTTACTGGGAGCATTCCAGACACCATATCCTCGTTAGGGCAATTATCAGACTT GTCGCTGAACAACAATCATCTTAATGGAGTTATTCCAGATGCCTTCCAGCAGCTTAAGAGTTTGATTAATAT GGACTTATCTGGGAACAGTTTAAGTGGTCAGCTGCCTCCTTCAATGGGGAATTTGCCGTCACTTATTACGTT ACACTTGCAGAACAATCAGCTTTCTGGGATCCTTGATGTTTTGCAAGATCTTGCTCTAACAGATTT AAACATAGAGAATAATTTGTTCTCTGGGCCTATACCATCAAAATTGTTGAGCATCCCCACCTTCAG ACGTGCAGGGAACCCCTTTAACACTACTATCATCCCTTCACCGCCCGTGATATCGCCTTCTCCAGCACCATTTGCAGTGCTTTCTCCAGATGTAGCCCCTTCACAGCCATTTACTGTACCATCAGGACAAGGATTACAACACTCTGGAGGGCAAAAGAGTAGTAATTCAACCAAACACGTCAAAGTTATTGCTATAGCCGGATTACTTACCCTCGTCATACTTGGATTGGGTGTTTGCCTTTTGATGTCTCGATtcttaaaaagaagaagagagtccCAAAAAGAAACCAAGAGGCATCATGCATATAGTTCATCCAAGGGGAGCCCTAAACACGATCATTCCGTGCAAAAACCTTATTATGATGCAGAAAAAG AAGCAGGTCTGAGGCCAGTGACTGGAAATAGGAAAGCTCAAGGGAACATCTCAATGAATACTTCAGAGGCTGTGCAACATAAAGGCATGAAGAGTACAACATCATATACAGACGATGATCTAGATTCGGAGATGGAATCGACGGTATCAGATATTCTTCCGCCACCGCCACCACCTTTTCTTTCAGCTCTTTCTGCTGAGAGGATGGTTGTAAATCCAATTTTGCCCCCAATTACATCTGTCAGACATGCTATGAAGAATGTAAATTCGGCAGAGTTCTTCACCATTGCCTCTCTTCAGCAGTATACAAATAGCTTTTCTCAAGATAATCTTATTGGAGGAGGCATGCTTGGCACAGTCTACAGAGCCGAGTCTCCCAAAAAA CTATTGGCAGTCAAGAAACTGGATACTGCTGTGACCAGGCGTCAAAGTGATCAAGAATTTGTTGGGATGGTGTCCAATATATCTGGACTTAAGCATGAAAACATTGTAAAACTTGTGGGTTACTGTTCGGAGCATGGGCAGCGGCTACTTGTGTATGAGTATTGTAGATATGGTACTCTCCACGAAGCATTGCACTTAGATGATGAGATCCACAGAAAACTTTCCTGGAGTACTCGTGTACGTATTGCACATCAAGCAGCAAGAGCACTAGA GTACTTGCATGAAGTTTGTCACCCACCTATTGTCCACCAGAACTTCAAGTCCGCTAATGTTCTCCTCGATGATGAGCTTGCTGTGCATATATCAGATTGTGGTTTGGCACCTCTGATGTCATCTGATTCTACAACACAG TTGCAAGGATGCGGCTATGGTGCTCCTGAACTTGAACTGGGAAGCTATTCTTGTCAGAGTGATGTTTATAGCTTTGGAGTTGTTATGCTAGAGCTTCTCACGGGAAGAAAATCTTACGACAG GTCCCGTCCTAGAGGGGAGCAGTTGCTGGTTCGATGGGCTATTCCACGGCTGCATGATATAGATGCATTATCAAGAATGGTTGATCCTTCCCTAAATGGTTCTTATCCATCGAAGTCTTTGTCTCGGTTTGCTGACATAATTTCCTTGTGTATTCAG TCGGAACCTGAGTTCAGGCCACCAATGTCTGAAATCGTGCAGAATCTCCTGCATATGATCTAA